GGAACGGCGACGGAACGCCGTGAAGGGGCGCCTCGCGACCGCCGTGTGGACCGGTTCGGCCTGCTCGTGCAGGGTGGAGACTGATTGACCGGTGCCACGAGGATCGGATCCGAGTGTCGCCGCCCCGGCGCACACTGGCGAGCGCGGGCGGCGCGCCAGCGCACGGCCGTCGCGCGAGCCGTGCGGGAGAGTTTCCATGGCCAGTCAACACACCGACCGAGGCGAACGCGAGCAGCCGGCGGACGACCGGACCGGCCGCTCGACGAGTGGCACCGACACGAAACGACGGGGGCGCGCGGTCCGGGGGGTCGCCGGCGCCGGGCTCGTCCTCTACGGGCTCGGCAAGCGGTCGCTGCGCGGCGTGGCCGCCGCCGTCGCCGGCGGGTGGCTCCTGTTGCGAGCGCTCCGCGGACGCAGCGAGGGGGGTGGGACGGGCGGGTCGGGTAACTGGACCGCCCCGCGGGAGCGCGAGCGCGAACCGGAGGGCGCGCCGCCCGAGGCGCTCGACGTGCAGCGCTCGGTCACCGTCGAGCGCCCCGCCGAGGAGCTGTACGAGCGCTGGCGCGACCCGGAGACCCACGAGCGGGTCTGGGCGCACTTCGCCGAGGTCCGGGCGGTCGGCGAGGACCGCCAGCACTGGACCGTCGCCGGCCCGCGCGGCGTCGCCCTCGAGTGGGACGCCGAGGTGGTCGCGGCCGACCCGGGGAAGTTCCTGCGCTGGAAGTCGCTGCCCGGCGCCCGCGTCCCCAACGAGGGGTCGGTGCGGTTCCGCTCGCGGGGCGACGCGGAGACCGAGGTGACGCTGCACGTCCGCTTCGACCCGCCGGGCGGCCGCGTCGGGTCGGCGCTGGCCGAGCGGTTCGACCTCGTCCCGGACGCCGCCGCCGGGACGGCGCTCCGGCGGTTCAAGAGCCTCGTCGAGACGGGCGAGGTGCCGACGCTCGAAGCCAACCCCTCGGCCCGCGGCGCCGGTGATCTGGTGTGAGCGACGCCACCAGCGGCGCGGCCGCCGCGGGCACCGGGACGATGCGGGCGGTCTGCTGGCACGGCGAGAACGACCTCCGCGTCGACACCGTCCCGCGGCCCGCGCTCGTCAACCCGAAGGACGCCGTCCTGCGGGTGCGCGCCTCGACGGCCTGCGGCTCCGACCTGCACGTGATCGACGGCCTGATCCCGACGATGCGCGAGGGGGACGTGCTCGGCCACGAGTTCGTCGGCGAGGTCGTCGAGACCGGCGAGGCCGTCGAGGAGACGGAGACGGGTCAGCGAGTCGTCGTCCCCTCGTTTATCGGCTGTGGCGCCTGCTCGTACTGTCACGACGACCTGTGGTCGCTCTGCGACAACACCAACCCCAACGCCGCGATGCAGGAACCCGTCCTCGGCGACTCGACCGCCGGGGTCTACGGCTACACCCACGCCTTCGGCGGCTACGCCGGCTCCCACGCCGAGTACATCCGCGTCCCCCACGCCGACGTGAACTGCTTCGAGGTGCCCGACGAGCTTGACGACGAGCAGGCCCTGTTCGCCTCGGACGCCTGGCCGACCGGCTACATGGGCGCGGACTTCTGCGACATCGAGGACGGCGACACCGTCGCGGTGTGGGGCTGTGGCGGTGTCGGCCTCATGGCCCAGGAGAGCGCCGCGCTGATGGGCGCCGAGCAGGTGATCGGCATCGACCGGTTCCCCGAGCGGCTGGAGGCGGCCCGCGAGCACGCCGGCGCGGAGACGATCGACTACACCGCGGTCGACAGCGTCGTCGACCGCCTGGACGCGCTGACCGGCGGGCGCGGCCCCGACGCCTGCATCGACGCCGTCGGCATGGAGGCCCACGGCACCGGCCTCGCTCACCGCTACGACCGGGCGAAACAGGAGTTCGGCCTCCACACCGACCGCGGCGAGGCGCTCCGGCAGGCCATCCGCGCCGTCCGGAAGGGCGGCACGCTCTCGGTGCTGGGCGTCTACGGCCTGATGGACAAGTTCCCGGTCGGCGTCCTGATGAACAAGGGGATCACCGTCGAGACCGCCCAGCAGCACGGCCAGCGCTACGTCCCGCAGTTGCTGGACCACGTCGTCGAGGGGGAGATGGACCCCTCGTATCTCGCCACCCACGAGTTCTCGCTGGAGGACGGGCCGACCGCCTACCGGATGTTCAAGGAGAAAGAGGACGGGATGATCCGGCCGGTGTTCAAGCCCTGAGCGGTCGCCGAGGGGTCGACCCTCCGGGTCGAGGTCAACGAGTGGATTCAAGTCCGCGGCGGGGGAACCGACGCCCATGAACGCCGGAGACCGCGTCCGCGTCGACCGCGCGGACCAGACCTACGAGGGCGTGCTCCTGCCCTCGACGACCCGGGACCACCTGGTCGTCAAGCTCGACGGGGGGTACAACGTCGGCGTCGACCGCACCGAGGCCGACGTGGAGGTGCTCGAATCGGACGCCTACGACGTGGAATCGGCCCAGGCCGACAGCGAACAGTCGACCATCGAGTTCGACGACGACCTGCCCACGGTGTCGCTCATCTCGACGGGCGGCACCATCGCCTCGACGGTCGACTACCGCACCGGCGCCGTCACCGCGCAGTTCGACGCCGAGGACGTGCTCCGCGCCGTCCCGGACCTCGCCGGACGGGCCAACTACCGCGGCCGCGTCGTCGCGAACATCCTCTCGGAGAACATGACGCCCGACGTGTGGCAGGACCTGGCCGAGGCCGTCCACGAGGAGATCGAGGCCGGCGCCGACGGCGTCGTCGTCATGCACGGCACCGACACGATGCAGTTCACCGCCGCCGCGATGGCCTTCATGCTCGACACGCCCGTCCCCATCGTCTTCACCGGCAGCCAGCGCTCGGCGGACCGCCCCTCCTCGGACAACGTGATGAACGCCGTCTCCGCCGTCGAGGCGGCCAAGTCCGACTGCGCCGAGGTGCTCATCTGCATGCACGAGGACGAGTCCGACGACCGCTGTGCGCTCCACCGCGGCGTCCGCGCCCGGAAGAACCACACCTCCCGCCGGGACGCCTTCGAGACCGTCGGTGCGAAGCCGCTCGGGGTCGTCGACTACGACACCGACGGCGAGACGGAGGTCTCCTTCCGCCGCGAGCACCGCGAGCGCGGCGAGACGGAACTGGACATCGACCCCGACCTCGATACGGACGTGGAGTTGCTGAAGTTCACCCCCAGCACCGACACGGCGTTCCTCGATGCCCTCGAAGGTAAGTCCGGCGTGGTGCTGGAGGGCACCGGACTGGGCCACGTCCACACCGACTGGATCCCGCGGATCGAGGAGCTGGTCGAGGAGGGGACGACGGTCGTGATGACGAGCCAGTGTCTCGAGGGGCGGGTCTGCGACCGGGTGTACGACACCGGCCGCGACCTGCTGGAGGCCGGCATCGTCGAGGGCGAGGACACCCTCCCCGGGACGGCGAAGGTGAAACTCATGTGGGCGCTGGCGAACGTCGAGAGCGTCGAGGAGGCCATGTCCACGTCGCTGGCCGGCGAGATCAACGAGCGGTCGGTCCCGTGGACCTGATCTGAGCGGGACGATGGAGGTCCGCCAGGCCCGCGCCGACGACCACGAGGACGTCGTCGCGTTCACGAGCGACACGTGGGGCGACCGCTTCGACCGCGGGGACTACATCCCCGAGGTGTTCCCCGAGTGGGTCGAGAGCGACGGGCCCGACCAGCGGACCGTCGTCGCCGAGGAGGCGGGCCGCGCCGTCGGGGTCTGCCAGGTCGTCGCGCTCTCCGACCACGAGGCGTGGGCTCAGGGGATGCGCGTGGCCGACGACGCCCGGGCGAAGGGGGTCGCCGAGGCGATGAACGACGCCTGCTTCGACTGGGCGCGCGACCGCGGGGCGACGGTCTGTCGCAACATGGTGTTCTCGTGGAACGCGGCCGGCCTCGGCGCGGCCCGCGGGGTGGGGTACGACCCGGCCACGGAGTTCCGGTGGGCCCACCCGGACCCGGACGTCGACGCCCGCGCCGACGCGAACGGCGCGAGCGGGCTGGCGGCGACCGGCGACCCCGACGCCGCCTGGAGCTACTGGCAGCGTAGCGACGCCGCCCGCGAACTCGCCGGGCTGACGCTCGATCCCGAGGAGTCCTGGGCGCTCTCGGAGGCGACCCGGGAGCGGTTCCGCGCCGCCGCCGACGAGCAGCAAGTGTTCGCGGTGCAGGGGCCGGACGGGACCCGCGGCGCCGCCCTCCGGACCCGGGAGTACGAGCGCGACACCGAAGCCGGCGGCTCGGAGCGGTGGGTCGAGTACGGCGTCGGCGCCTGGGACGACGTGCCGGCGGCGCAGACGCTGTTCGCCGCTATCGCCCGCGACGCCGCCGACCTGGACGCCGACCGGACGCGCGTCCTGATCCCGGAGACGCCGCGGCACGTCTCCGACGCCGCCTACGCCGGCATCGCCGTCTCGGAGAACCCCGACTTCGTCATGGCCGCCGACCTGACGGGGCGGCGGTGAACTGCCGTCCTCGCGCGCTCCCGCCCCCGACACTTACCCTCGCGCGACCCGAACCCGGACGCATGGACGCCGAATCGTTCTTCGAGGAGATGCCCTTCGCCGACCTGCTGGGCATCGAACTCACCGAGATCGACGAGGGTCACGCCGAGGGCCGCCTGCCGATGCGCGAGGAGCTGTCGTGGCACAGCGAGCGCGTGCTGGCCCACGGCGGGGTGACCTACACCCTCGCCGACACCGTCGGGGGCGCGGCGCTCGTGTCGCTGGTGGACCGGCCCGTCCCGACCGTCGACATGCGGATGGACTACCTGGAGGCCGGGACCGGGGATCTGACCGCCGAGGCCGACGTGGTCCGGAACGGTGGGGATGTCGGCGTCGTCGATGTCGACGTGTACGCGGAAGGGGGCGACGGTGACGGCGACGCCCACCTCGCCAGCGCCCGCGGCGTCTACAAGACCGGCGAACCCGAGTGAGATGGTGAGCGGGTCGAGGATGCGTCCGTCGCGCTCGTTTCGAATCGACTTGACCGCACGTGACAGCAAGGGATGAAAGCCCTCGGCGCGCTCGCGGTCGCTGAGCGACATATCCGCGCTCTCGGCACCACCCGCGCGGATAGGGGTCGCTCAGGCGACTGAACTGCACGCGAGCGCGCCTCGCCCGTTCAGTCCACCAGGGACCGCGACCGCACGGTACGGCACCGCGACCGCCCGCACAGCACCGCAAAGGGCCATGACCCTCCCCAGCCGATTCGCGACCCGCGAGTCGCGAATCCACCGTCGGAGCAAGCTCCGACGAGCCTTCGTTCACACAGTTCACGAAGACCTCGCGCGGCTACGGTCGCGCGCATGAACGCGCGCTCCAGCGCGCGCCGACCGCACTTGCCCGGTCGCTGTCCGACGCCGACGGTTCCCCCGGATCAGACCCGCGGTGCGACTTCCTCGCCCAGGCGCTCGATACAGTCGACCATCGCGTCGGTACCGATGCCGGGGTAGTAGGTCCGCAGGATCACGTGTACGTCGTCGCCGAGCGCCTCGCGGTAGCGTTCCAGTTCCGCGACCACGTCGTCGGGCGTCCCGAAGACCGCATCGTCTCTCAGCTCCGCGCGGCGCTCGGCGGGGAGTTCGTCGATCGCTTCGCCCTCGTACCACTCGGCGTACCGGCGCTGGAGGTAGTAGTAGCCGTCGCGCATCGCCTCCCAGGCGGCCTCGCGGGAGTCGCCGACGAAGCCGTGGGCGAGGACGTACACCTGGAAGTCGCCGTCGAGGCCCTCCTCGTCGCGGACGCGGCGGATGTCCTCGACGCGCTTCTCGACGCCCTCCAGCGACAGCGAGGAGGGGGCACACCAGCCGTCGCCGATGCGGGCGGCGCGGCGGACCGCGGGTTTGGCGGCGCCGCCGAGGAATATCGGCGGGTCGCCGGCGGGGTCGGGGGTCACGGTCGTCTCCGGGTCGATGTCGTGGAACTCCGGGTCGACGCCGACCGGGCCCTCGGACCACGCGCCGCGCAGGAGGGCGACGGCCTCCTCGGTGCGGGGGACCCGTTCGTCCGTCGGGACGCCGAAGTTCTCGAACTCGGTGTCGCGGTAGCCGATGGAGAGCCCGAGGGCGAGCCGGCCGTTCGAGAGCAGGTCGACGGTGGCTGCGTCCTCGGCGAGCCGGACCGCGTCGTAGAGGGGAGCGAGGGCGATGCAGGTGCCGACGGTCGCGTCGTCGGTCGCGGCGGCGAGCGCGCCCAGCGCGGGCATCGTGCCCGACAGGTAGCCGTCGTCGGCGAAGTGGTGTTCGGAGACCCACGCCGAGGCGAGGCCGGCGTCGTCGATGGCGGCGCCGAGTTCGAGCAACTCGTCGTAGATCGCCTCGTACGACCGGTCGTCGTCCGGGCGGCGCTGGCAGGTGAACAGACCGGTGCCCAGATCCATACCCCCGAGTAGGGGCCGGCATGGGAAATAGTCACACGACGGGTGATGCTGCCGTCGGACGACTCGGCGACCGGACGGCGGTGGGGGGTCGACCGCGCGGTCGCCACGCGATCGTCGGTCCGGTCAGCAGTCGACGCGGGAGATCTCGGCGACGGGCCACTGACTCAGCACCTCGACGCCGTCGTCGCGGACGACGACCATCTCCTCGACGCGGACGCCCTGGCGGTCGGCCGGCGCCTGCGTCTCGACGGCCATCGTCATCCCGGCCTCGATCTCGATGGGGTGGTCCGGCGAGACGCCGCGCCAGACCAGCGGGACCTCGTAGAGCTGCAGCCCCAGCCCGTGGGCCCAGTGGTTGGTCGTCAGCTCCCAGTGTTCGTCGGCGCCGTACCAGTCGGCGTGTTCGCCTTCCATGTCGGGAAACGCCGCGGCGATCTCGTCGGTCGTGACGCCCGGCTCGATCCGGTCGAGGACGCGATAGAGGGTGTCGACCGCCGTCTCGTAGGCGTCCCGCTGGGCCTCGGTCGGCTCGCCGAGCGAGAACGTCCGGTAGTAACAGGAGCGATAGCCCAGATAGCCGACGTTGTAGAAGTCGGCGTAGACGAGGTCGCCGGGGCGCAGCGCCCGGTCGGTCGTGTTGGCCTGGTGTTTCGGCCAGGTGTTCGGCCCAGAGGTGAGGTAGCCGCCCCCCACCGTGGCGCCGTGGCGGTGCAGTTCCCGCACCGCCTCGCCCCACACCTCCGACTCGCGGGCGCCCGGGCGAGCGGCCTCTGTGATCCGCTGGAAGCCCGCCTCGCAGATCGCGGCGACCTGCCGGAGACACTCGATTTCGTCGCGGGTCTTGGTCTTCCGGGCGTCGTGCATGATATCGACCGCCCGGTCGACGCGAGTTTCGACCCCTCGATCGTCGAGCGCGTCGTGCAGCCGCCGGGCGCCCACATCGACTCCCAGCGGCAGGTCGTCCACGCCGTACTCGGCCATCGCCGCGGCGACGAGGTCGGCCATCTTTCCCGCCAGAAATGCGCGGGCGGAGTCGCTGCCCGAGGCGCGCGGGACGTTCCCCAGCCCCGGCGCGGCGTGGCGGACGTCGTCGAGCCACGGGCAGTTGTACCGCTGGTTGGCG
Above is a genomic segment from Halosimplex halophilum containing:
- a CDS encoding SRPBCC family protein, which translates into the protein MASQHTDRGEREQPADDRTGRSTSGTDTKRRGRAVRGVAGAGLVLYGLGKRSLRGVAAAVAGGWLLLRALRGRSEGGGTGGSGNWTAPREREREPEGAPPEALDVQRSVTVERPAEELYERWRDPETHERVWAHFAEVRAVGEDRQHWTVAGPRGVALEWDAEVVAADPGKFLRWKSLPGARVPNEGSVRFRSRGDAETEVTLHVRFDPPGGRVGSALAERFDLVPDAAAGTALRRFKSLVETGEVPTLEANPSARGAGDLV
- a CDS encoding zinc-dependent alcohol dehydrogenase codes for the protein MRAVCWHGENDLRVDTVPRPALVNPKDAVLRVRASTACGSDLHVIDGLIPTMREGDVLGHEFVGEVVETGEAVEETETGQRVVVPSFIGCGACSYCHDDLWSLCDNTNPNAAMQEPVLGDSTAGVYGYTHAFGGYAGSHAEYIRVPHADVNCFEVPDELDDEQALFASDAWPTGYMGADFCDIEDGDTVAVWGCGGVGLMAQESAALMGAEQVIGIDRFPERLEAAREHAGAETIDYTAVDSVVDRLDALTGGRGPDACIDAVGMEAHGTGLAHRYDRAKQEFGLHTDRGEALRQAIRAVRKGGTLSVLGVYGLMDKFPVGVLMNKGITVETAQQHGQRYVPQLLDHVVEGEMDPSYLATHEFSLEDGPTAYRMFKEKEDGMIRPVFKP
- the gatD gene encoding Glu-tRNA(Gln) amidotransferase subunit GatD, which produces MNAGDRVRVDRADQTYEGVLLPSTTRDHLVVKLDGGYNVGVDRTEADVEVLESDAYDVESAQADSEQSTIEFDDDLPTVSLISTGGTIASTVDYRTGAVTAQFDAEDVLRAVPDLAGRANYRGRVVANILSENMTPDVWQDLAEAVHEEIEAGADGVVVMHGTDTMQFTAAAMAFMLDTPVPIVFTGSQRSADRPSSDNVMNAVSAVEAAKSDCAEVLICMHEDESDDRCALHRGVRARKNHTSRRDAFETVGAKPLGVVDYDTDGETEVSFRREHRERGETELDIDPDLDTDVELLKFTPSTDTAFLDALEGKSGVVLEGTGLGHVHTDWIPRIEELVEEGTTVVMTSQCLEGRVCDRVYDTGRDLLEAGIVEGEDTLPGTAKVKLMWALANVESVEEAMSTSLAGEINERSVPWT
- a CDS encoding GNAT family N-acetyltransferase → MEVRQARADDHEDVVAFTSDTWGDRFDRGDYIPEVFPEWVESDGPDQRTVVAEEAGRAVGVCQVVALSDHEAWAQGMRVADDARAKGVAEAMNDACFDWARDRGATVCRNMVFSWNAAGLGAARGVGYDPATEFRWAHPDPDVDARADANGASGLAATGDPDAAWSYWQRSDAARELAGLTLDPEESWALSEATRERFRAAADEQQVFAVQGPDGTRGAALRTREYERDTEAGGSERWVEYGVGAWDDVPAAQTLFAAIARDAADLDADRTRVLIPETPRHVSDAAYAGIAVSENPDFVMAADLTGRR
- a CDS encoding PaaI family thioesterase, which encodes MDAESFFEEMPFADLLGIELTEIDEGHAEGRLPMREELSWHSERVLAHGGVTYTLADTVGGAALVSLVDRPVPTVDMRMDYLEAGTGDLTAEADVVRNGGDVGVVDVDVYAEGGDGDGDAHLASARGVYKTGEPE
- a CDS encoding LLM class flavin-dependent oxidoreductase, which translates into the protein MDLGTGLFTCQRRPDDDRSYEAIYDELLELGAAIDDAGLASAWVSEHHFADDGYLSGTMPALGALAAATDDATVGTCIALAPLYDAVRLAEDAATVDLLSNGRLALGLSIGYRDTEFENFGVPTDERVPRTEEAVALLRGAWSEGPVGVDPEFHDIDPETTVTPDPAGDPPIFLGGAAKPAVRRAARIGDGWCAPSSLSLEGVEKRVEDIRRVRDEEGLDGDFQVYVLAHGFVGDSREAAWEAMRDGYYYLQRRYAEWYEGEAIDELPAERRAELRDDAVFGTPDDVVAELERYREALGDDVHVILRTYYPGIGTDAMVDCIERLGEEVAPRV
- a CDS encoding M24 family metallopeptidase: MHDREYMAGTRGTMAVDWEERIDVQRMRRERYERALERLGDSPLGALLLVSDPNIRYVTGLAMTGGSGADHYTLLTEDGDVVHWDTADHAANQRYNCPWLDDVRHAAPGLGNVPRASGSDSARAFLAGKMADLVAAAMAEYGVDDLPLGVDVGARRLHDALDDRGVETRVDRAVDIMHDARKTKTRDEIECLRQVAAICEAGFQRITEAARPGARESEVWGEAVRELHRHGATVGGGYLTSGPNTWPKHQANTTDRALRPGDLVYADFYNVGYLGYRSCYYRTFSLGEPTEAQRDAYETAVDTLYRVLDRIEPGVTTDEIAAAFPDMEGEHADWYGADEHWELTTNHWAHGLGLQLYEVPLVWRGVSPDHPIEIEAGMTMAVETQAPADRQGVRVEEMVVVRDDGVEVLSQWPVAEISRVDC